A genome region from Physeter macrocephalus isolate SW-GA unplaced genomic scaffold, ASM283717v5 random_626, whole genome shotgun sequence includes the following:
- the LOC102975702 gene encoding 60S ribosomal protein L27a-like, whose product MIISSVYQNGKGMHSSLVSAADMPSSIRKARKLRGHVSHSHGRGRGRIGKHWKHPGGRGNAGGVHHHRINFHTYHPGCFGKVGIWHYHLKRSQSFCPTVNLDKLWTLVSEQTRVNAAKNKTGAAPITDVVRSGYYKVLGRGKLPKQAVIVKAKFFSRRAEEKIKGVSGACVLVA is encoded by the coding sequence ATGATCATTTCGAGTGTCTATCAAAATGGAAAAGGCATGCACAGCTCTTTGGTCTCGGCCGCCGACATGCCATCCAGCATAAGGAAGGCCCGGAAACTTAGGGGCCACGTGAGCCACAGCCACGGCCGCGGCCGCGGCCGCATCGGCAAACACTGGAAGCACCCGGGAGGCCGCGGTAATGCTGGTGGCGTGCATCACCACAGGATCAACTTCCACACATATCACCCAGGATGCTTTGGGAAAGTTGGTATCTGGCATTACCACTTAAAGAGGAGCCAGAGCTTCTGCCCAACTGTCAACCTTGATAAACTGTGGACCTTGGTCAGTGAGCAGACACGGGTAAATGCCGCCAAGAACAAGACTGGAGCTGCTCCTATCACTGATGTGGTGCGATCAGGCTACTACAAAGTTCTGGGGCGGGGAAAGCTCCCAAAGCAGGCTGTCATCGTGAAGGCCAAATTCTTCAGCAGAAGAGCTGAGGAGAAGATTAAGGGTGTCAGTGGGGCTTGTGTCCTGGTAGCTTGA